The Mercurialis annua linkage group LG2, ddMerAnnu1.2, whole genome shotgun sequence genome contains a region encoding:
- the LOC126669540 gene encoding uncharacterized protein LOC126669540 isoform X1 — protein sequence MPKKNRGKQSKEMKNSVQEEAIRELEEAAFELEQFSRKTKNSSIRSRLSFHIKELKKSPIQHPEPITLRAWLKMDQNRVVTAVPVARLTDKAKALIRGFLKDFRILYLQGKAHGRITSDNIIIYDGTSMLINRQYDLVGDSDTIKADFAAIKSVIRARCVEAIPVLGTCHIFSKLSREKNCPQVLFKLSFLITQLSGVTIRLFAMLLR from the exons ATGCCAAAGAAAAATAGAGGGAAACAAAGCAAAG AGATGAAGAATTCTGTGCAAGAAGAAGCAATTCGTGAACTCGAagaagcagcttttgaactcgAGCAGTTTAGTAGAAAGACAAAGAATTCTTCAATCCGGAGCCGCCTCTCTTTTCATATTAAGGAACTAAAAAAGAGCCCCATTCAG CATCCTGAACCTATTACTTTAAGAGCTTGGTTGAAAATGGATCAGAATCGGGTAGTTACAGCTGTTCCAGTTGCACGCCTTACAGATAAAGCAAAAGCTCTAATTAG AGGATTTCTAAAAGACTTTAGGATCCTTTATCTACAAGGGAAAGCTCACGGGAGAATAACTTCAgacaatattattatatatgacGGAACATCAATGCTTATAAATAGGCAGTACGATCTTGTTGGGGATTCTGACACCATTAAGGCTGATTTTGCTGCAATAAAATCTGTTATAAGAGCGAGATGCGTGGAAGCGATCCCTGTCCTAGGGACTTGTCACATTTTCTCGAAATTATCTCGAGAGAAGAACTGCCCACAGG TGCTCTTCAAGCTTTCATTTTTAATCACCCAGCTTTCTGGAGTAACGATAAGATTGTTCGCAATGTTATTGCGTTAA